The following proteins come from a genomic window of Diorhabda carinulata isolate Delta chromosome X, icDioCari1.1, whole genome shotgun sequence:
- the LOC130902767 gene encoding diphthine methyltransferase: MESLNIETIYSFDTEYSADSVEWCPHKPNQNIFVCANYQLIESTTDTCTTKRLGRLLLFSIHHRNGLKLLQRIDTPAILDQKWCHKKIDNDSILGVVNAEKSVSLYKLNGYTLELELITTYKVDSDTSETLVLSLDWSKSVSNCNEIEIACSDSKGNIHLLELDNNILVLKDSWHGHDFEAWITGFYYWDTNIIFSGGDDCLFLKFDKRVGSQPISKNKNHGAGVTSFHSNSFKEYLVASGSYDEHVRLWDVRKMKSEIDTIKMPGTLWRLKWDPFEQNKLLAACMLGGVHILNIDTHNRMDLIASYFEHKNISYGADWSYLDKDECNKFDNVGDCIIGSCSFYDHLLCISKVNFKIK; the protein is encoded by the exons ATGGAATCGCTTAATATAGAAACAATATATTCGTTTGACACTGAATACAGTGCAGATTCTGTGGAATGGTGTCCTCATAAAcccaatcaaaatatatttgtatgtgCAAACTATCAGTTAATAGAAAGTACAACAG ATACGTGTACCACTAAACGTTTGGGAAGACTTCTCCTTTTTTCAATCCATCATAGAAATGGATTAAAGTTATTACAAAGAATAGATACTCCAGCTATTTTGGATCAAAAATGGTGTCATAAGAAAATAGATAATGATTCAATCCTTGGAGTTGTAAATGCTGAAAAATCAGTATCACTGTATAAACTTAATGGTTACACTCTCGAGTTAGAATTAATAACAACTTATAAAGTAGATTCAGATACATCAGAAACACTTGTTCTATCACTAGATTGGTCAAAAAGTGTCTCAAACtgtaatgaaattgaaattgcttGTAGTGATTCTAAAGGAAATATTCATTTACTTGAATtggataataatattttagttttaaaagatAGCTGGCATGGACATGATTTTGAAGCTTGGATTACCGGATTTTACTATTGGGAcactaatataatttttagtg gtgGTGATGATTGCTTATTtctgaaatttgataaaagagTTGGATCACAGCCAATatcaaagaataaaaatcaTGGAGCTGGCGTTACTTCATTTCACTCCAATTCTTTTAAAGAATATCTTGTAGCATCAGGAAG TTATGATGAACATGTACGTCTTTGGGATGTGAGAAAAATGAAATCAGAAATAGATACTATAAAAATGCCTGGTACTCTTTGGAGGTTAAAATGGGATccttttgaacaaaataaactaTTAGCAGCATGTATGTTAGGAGGAGTgcatatattaaatattgacaCACATAATCGAATGGACTTAATAGCAAgttattttgaacataaaaacaTCTCATATGGTGCCGATTGGTCATATCTTGATAAAGATGAATGTAATAAATTTGACAATGTTGGTGATTGCATAATTGGGAGTTGTTCATTTTATGATCATTTACTTTGTATTTCTaaagttaatttcaaaattaaatga
- the LOC130901151 gene encoding cyclin-dependent kinase 2-associated protein 1 — protein sequence MEAVDIQAVESKLSDVTVTPIPIIPKPSTSSQSQQQTSKQEPGQSKYAQLLSVIEEMGREVRPTYAGSRSSAERLKRNIVSARILVRECLIETEKSARQ from the coding sequence ATGGAAGCTGTAGACATCCAAGCTGTTGAATCAAAACTTAGTGATGTAACTGTTACACCAATCCCAATAATTCCCAAACCATCAACAAGTAGTCAATCGCAGCAACAAACTTCCAAACAAGAACCTGGCCAATCAAAATATGCTCAACTTTTGAGTGTAATAGAAGAAATGGGACGAGAAGTCAGACCTACTTATGCAGGCAGCAGGAGTTCTGCAGAAAGACTGAAAAGAAACATTGTTTCTGCTAGAATTTTAGTGAGAGAATGTCttatagaaacagaaaaaagtgctagacaataa